In Prunus dulcis chromosome 1, ALMONDv2, whole genome shotgun sequence, the following are encoded in one genomic region:
- the LOC117623822 gene encoding UDP-glycosyltransferase 92A1-like: MGFENEHIVMLPFMAQGHLIPFLALAKQIQQRTNFTITIASTPLNIQSLQSTIATSSNNNTIHLAELPFCSTDHGLPQNTETTENLPLNKLVNLFAASLSLEAPARRLISGIIETEGRPPLCVISDVFFGWANDVADSLGTVNVSFTTGGAYGTAAYISIWLNLPHRYTDKNFFTLPGFPERCRFDISQLHPFLRAADGTDSWSRFFQPQISLSAKSFGWLCNTVEEIEPFGLDILRNCVRLPVWSIGPLIPREALKNSSTLDVSVSRQRAGKKLSFPAEKCLEWLDSHGSDSVIYISFGSQNTISETQMKELAIGLEESGRAFIWVIRPPIGFDMKGEFRAEWLPQGFEERMNKSKQGLLVHNWAPQLEILSHKSTRVFVSHCGWNSVMESLSQGVPIVGWPLAAEQAYNSKMLEEEMGVSVELTRGVQSKIVGEEVKGVIDLVMDENGKGEEMRKNAAVIKEKIRASIRDDDEEKGSSVKAVDDFVAALLSKRQESSKSSNSIVSN; this comes from the coding sequence ATGGGATTTGAAAATGAGCATATTGTGATGCTGCCATTCATGGCTCAAGGCCATCTCAtaccatttctagcactagcAAAGCAGATCCAGCAAAGAACAAACTTCACCATCACCATTGCCTCCACCCCCCTTAACATCCAGTCCCTCCAATCCACCATTGCCACCTCATCAAACAACAACACCATTCACTTGGCTGAGCTTCCATTTTGTAGCACAGACCATGGCTTGCCCCAAAACACTGAAACCACAGAGAACTTGCCTCTCAACAAATTGGTCAATCTTTTTGCTGCATCCCTCAGCCTTGAAGCTCCTGCTCGCCGCCTGATCTCCGGCATCATCGAAACAGAAGGCCGCCCGCCGCTTTGCGTAATCTCGGATGTGTTTTTCGGATGGGCTAATGATGTTGCAGACAGCTTAGGCACTGTCAATGTGAGCTTCACCACAGGTGGTGCTTATGGCACCGCAGCCTACATCTCCATTTGGCTTAACCTCCCACACCGCTATACAGACAAGAACTTCTTCACCCTTCCCGGGTTCCCGGAACGGTGCCGTTTCGATATCTCTCAGCTGCATCCATTTTTAAGAGCTGCAGATGGTACAGATTCTTGGTCAAGATTTTTCCAGCCCCAAATTTCACTTTCTGCTAAATCTTTTGGTTGGCTGTGTAACACTGTGGAGGAAATTGAACCCTTTGGCTTGGATATCTTGAGGAATTGTGTGAGGCTTCCTGTTTGGTCCATTGGGCCTCTCATTCCTAGAGAGGCACTCAAGAACTCATCCACTTTGGATGTAAGTGTCTCAAGGCAACGTGCAGGAAAAAAACTGAGTTTTCCTGCTGAGAAATGCCTTGAATGGCTTGATTCACATGGTTCAGATTCtgttatttatatttcttttggttctcAGAACACAATCAGTGAAACCCAAATGAAGGAATTGGCTATTGGGTTGGAAGAAAGTGGGAGGGCTTTCATTTGGGTCATAAGGCCTCCTATTGGGTTTGATATGAAAGGAGAGTTCAGAGCAGAGTGGTTGCCTCAAGGATTTGAAGAGAGAATgaacaaaagcaaacaagGGTTGTTGGTGCACAATTGGGCACCTCAGTTGGAGATTTTGTCACACAAATCCACAAGGGTGTTTGTGAGTCATTGTGGGTGGAATTCAGTGATGGAGAGCTTGAGCCAGGGTGTGCCAATTGTTGGGTGGCCATTGGCAGCAGAGCAGGCTTATAATTCAAAGATGTTGGAGGAGGAGATGGGTGTGAGTGTGGAGCTGACTAGGGGTGTGCAGAGCAAAATTGTTGGGGAGGAGGTGAAGGGTGTGATTGATTTGGTGATGGATGAAAACGGGAAAGGAGAAGAGATGAGGAAAAATGCTGCTGTGATTAAGGAGAAGATAAGAGCATCAAtaagagatgatgatgaagaaaaagggTCTTCTGTTAAGGCAGTGGATGATTTTGTTGCTGCTCTTTTATCAAAGAGACAAGAATCATCAAAATCCAGTAACTCCATTGTTAGTAATTAG
- the LOC117615071 gene encoding LOW QUALITY PROTEIN: disease resistance protein RPV1-like (The sequence of the model RefSeq protein was modified relative to this genomic sequence to represent the inferred CDS: deleted 2 bases in 1 codon; substituted 1 base at 1 genomic stop codon): MAGEDDAVSSTAGGFRLRWDVFLSFRGEDTRSTITKNIYEELEKRSVRVFRDDEGLNRGDEIASSLLEAIEDSAAAIVVLSPRYAESRWCLEELAKICERSRRLHLMILPVFYQVDPSDVRRQRGPFAEHFRAHEQEYENAVVSRWRSAMAKVGGTAGYIFNASKEAELIQLLVKRVLTEIRKTPVGLAAYTVGLDSRVEDMMRLLDVRSKGIRVVGIHGMGGVGKTTLAKALFNRLVGCFECHSFISNVREISAEHEGLVSLQNRLIGSLSSNTMSVNELNTGISAIKAIVYEKRVLIVLDDVDNVNQLNALVGSRQWFYEGSRIIVTTRDKEALPSHLVNELYEVRELHFSQALQLFSYHALRREKPTDTFLTLSEQIVSLTSGLPLALEVFGSYLFDKRRIEEWRDALQKLKQIRLRNLQDVLKISYDALDEQEKCIFLDIACLFVTMNMRREDAIDILKGCGFNGEIAIADLVAKSLIKVYEDSILWMHDQVKDMGRQIVTEENVVDPGMRSRLWDRDEILNVFKDDKGTRSIQGIVLDFESMKRPVKDPSGDRISWXLSKRPTFASAVTYLKERYKTYLETEAEKKRQVTIFSEPLRAMVNLRLLQINYLNLEGHFKFLPAELKWLQWKGCPLNSLPSDFPPRQLAVLDLSRSKIEHLWHGGGNKVAEKLMLLNLYGCFNITTIPDLSGNRALEKLILERCSKLTTLHALIGNLHTLVHLNLRDCENLIELPSDVSGLTKLENLILSGCLQLKELPSNMDSMVSLKELLLDGTAVKSLPESIFRFSKLEKLSLNQCKHLKGLPELIGKLHSLREISLNDSALEKLPVSFGYLANLEKLSLLWCKSLTTIPDSIGNLSSLMEFHTYGSGIKELPVSIDSLSNLKELSTGHGQILSRLPDSIGGLNSLVVLKIDQTLITELPHEIGALKSLEKLEMRKCGFLRSLPESIGSMRALTTIVITEADITELPESIGKLENLTMLQLNKCKHLCKLPASIGQLNSLHRLLMVETAVTELPESFGMLSSLMVLNMGKKHPNREDTEEIKFILPTSFSNLSLLCELHAGACNISGKIADDFEKLSSLEVLNLGRNNFYSLPASLRGLSLLRKLLLPHCKKLKALPPLPPSLEEVDAANCTSLESISDISNLENLAMLNLTSCEKVVDIPGLECLKSLVRLYASGCTACSSAIKKRLAKSYMRKICNLSIPGSRIPGITLFNKFCMTLLTALEIRIKSAIHIPKLPKTKTISARIYL; encoded by the exons ATGGCTGGCGAAGACGACGCCGTTTCATCAACCGCGGGAGGTTTCCGGCTACGCTGGGACGTGTTCCTGAGCTTCAGAGGCGAAGACACCCGCTCAACGATCACGAAGAATATCTACGAGGAGCTCGAGAAACGCAGCGTCCGAGTCTTCCGAGACGACGAAGGTTTGAACCGCGGGGACGAGATCGCCTCTAGTCTGCTGGAGGCGATCGAAGACTCGGCGGCGGCCATCGTCGTCTTGTCGCCGAGATATGCCGAGTCAAGGTGGTGCCTTGAAGAGCTGGCTAAGATATGCGAGCGCAGCCGGAGACTGCACCTGATGATTCTGCCTGTGTTTTACCAGGTGGACCCCTCCGACGTTCGACGGCAGAGGGGCCCATTTGCAGAGCATTTTAGAGCTCATGAGCAAGAGTACGAAAACGCCGTCGTCTCTAGGTGGAGGAGCGCCATGGCGAAAGTCGGTGGTACAGCTGGGTATATTTTCAACGCCAG CAAAGAAGCAGAGTTGATTCAATTGTTAGTCAAAAGGGTTTTGACTGAAATACGCAAAACCCCTGTGGGTCTTGCTGCATACACGGTGGGACTTGATTCCAGAGTTGAAGACATGATGAGGTTGTTAGATGTAAGATCCAAGGGCATTAGAGTTGTCGGAATTCATGGCATGGGTGGTGTTGGCAAGACAACACTTGCCAAGGCTCTTTTTAATAGACTTGTGGGTTGTTTTGAGTGCCACAGTTTCATCTCAAATGTTAGAGAAATTTCAGCAGAGCATGAGGGTTTAGTATCACTTCAAAACAGGCTTATTGGTAGTCTTTCTTCTAATACCATGTCTGTAAATGAACTTAATACTGGTATTTCTGCAATCAAAGCAATTGTATACGAGAAGCGAGTTCTTATTGTCTTGGATGATGTTGATAATGTAAACCAACTAAATGCTTTAGTTGGCAGCAGACAATGGTTTTATGAAGGAAGCCGAATTATTGTTACCACCAGGGATAAAGAAGCCTTACCCAGTCATCTTGTGAACGAGTTGTATGAGGTCAGGGAGTTGCATTTCTCTCAGGCACTTCAACTTTTTAGTTACCATGCACTGAGAAGAGAAAAACCCACAGATACTTTCTTAACTCTGTCTGAGCAAATTGTGTCTCTCACAAGTGGGCTACCATTGGCTCTTGAAGTATTTGGTTCTTACCTTTTTGATAAGAGGAGAATAGAGGAATGGAGAGATGCTCTGCAGAAACTGAAACAGATTCGTCTGCGCAATCTTCAGGATGTGTTAAAGATAAGTTATGATGCGCTAGATGAGCAAGAGAAGTGCATCTTTCTAGACATTGCATGTTTATTTGTAACAATGAATATGAGGAGAGAAGATGCAATTGACATATTAAAAGGTTGTGGTTTTAATGGTGAGATAGCAATTGCTGACCTCGTAGCAAAATCTCTCATTAAAGTTTATGAAGACAGTATCTTGTGGATGCACGATCAAGTTAAAGACATGGGAAGACAAATCGTTACAGAGGAAAACGTTGTAGATCCTGGCATGCGTAGTAGACTTTGGGATCGTGATGAAATATTGAATGTCTTCAAGGATGATAAG GGAACAAGAAGTATACAGGGGATAGTCCTAGACTTTGAATCAATGAAAAGGCCGGTGAAGGATCCAAGTGGTGATAGAATTTCTTGG TAACTTTCGAAGAGGCCAACTTTTGCCTCTGCAGTTACATACCTAAAAGAAAGATACAAAACATATCTTGAAACTGAAGCAGAGAAAAAGAGACAGGTTACAATTTTCTCTGAACCCCTAAGAGCAATGGTCAATCTTAGACTTCTTCAAATCAATTATCTGAATTTGGAAGGCCACTTCAAGTTTCTTCCTGCAGAGTTGAAGTGGTTACAGTGGAAAGGTTGTCCTCTGAATTCTCTTCCTTCTGATTTTCCCCCTCGCCAACTTGCCGTCCTTGATCTTTCACGCAGCAAAATAGAACATTTGTGGCATGGGGGTGGTAACAAG GTGGCTGAGAAATTGATGCTTTTGAATCTATATGGCTGCTTTAACATAACCACCATTCCTGATTTATCTGGGAATCGGGCCTTGGAAAAGCTTATTCTTGAGCGTTGCAGTAAACTGACTACGCTTCATGCCTTGATTGGGAATTTGCATACATTGGTCCACTTGAACCTTCGAGACTGTGAAAACCTCATTGAACTTCCAAGTGATGTCTCCGGCCTGACAAAACTTGAGAACCTAATCCTCTCTGGTTGCTTACAACTGAAAGAACTGCCAAGCAACATGGACAGCATGGTATCATTAAAAGAACTTCTCCTTGATGGCACTGCTGTAAAAAGTCTTCCTGAATCTATTTTCCGGTTTTCAAAACTCGAAAAGCTCAGCTTGAACCAGTGCAAACATTTGAAAGGGCTACCTGAGTTGATAGGAAAGTTGCATTCTCTGAGAGAAATCTCCCTCAACGATTCTGCTTTAGAAAAACTACCTGTTTCCTTTGGATATTTGGCAAACCTTGAGAAACTAAGTTTGCTCTGGTGTAAATCACTGACAACTATTCCTGATTCCATTGGCAACCTCAGTTCGCTAATGGAATTTCATACTTACGGTAGCGGAATCAAAGAACTTCCTGTGTCCATTGATTCATTATCAAACTTGAAGGAATTATCAACCGGACACGGTCAAATTTTGAGCAGATTGCCTGATTCAATTGGAGGTTTGAATTCTCTAGTTGTGCTAAAAATAGATCAGACATTAATCACAGAACTTCCACATGAGATTGGTGCCTTGAAGTCACTTGAGAAGCTTGAGATGAGGAAATGTGGATTTCTTAGATCATTACCAGAATCAATTGGAAGCATGAGGGCATTGACTACAATAGTCATAACTGAAGCTGATATTACTGAGTTGCCAGAATCGATAGGGAAGTTGGAAAACCTTACCATGTTACAGTTGAATAAATGTAAACACCTCTGCAAGCTTCCAGCTTCAATAGGACAATTGAATTCCTTGCACAGATTGCTGATGGTGGAAACTGCAGTGACAGAACTACCCGAAAGCTTCGGAATGCTTTCCAGTTTAATGGTTTTAAATATGGGAAAGAAGCATCCAAATAGGGAAGATACGGAAGAGATTAAATTTATACTCCCCACTTCTTTCTCAAATCTATCACTGCTATGTGAACTGCATGCCGGTGCTTGTAATATATCTGGTAAAATTGCAGATGATTTCGAGAAGTTATCATCGCTTGAAGTCTTGAATCTAGGCCGTAATAACTTTTACAGTCTTCCAGCCAGCCTGAGGGGCCTGTCTCTTCTCAGAAAGCTTTTATTACCTCACTGTAAAAAGCTCAAGGCTCTGCCTCCGCTTCCCCCAAGTTTAGAAGAGGTGGATGCTGCAAACTGCACCTCATTAGAAAGTATCTCTGATATTTCAAACCTGGAAAACTTGGCGATGCTGAACCTTACAAGTTGTGAGAAAGTTGTGGACATTCCAGGACTTGAATGCTTGAAGTCCTTGGTAAGGTTGTATGCAAGTGGTTGCACAGCTTGCTCATCAGCTATTAAGAAAAGACTTGCTaag AGCTACATGAGGAAAATATGCAATCTTAGCATTCCCGGGAGCAGGATacca